In the genome of Tistrella bauzanensis, the window CCCTCTATTACTGCATCGCGACTCAGGGCCTGTGGCCGCCGCGGTCGTGAGGCGGCGGATTCCTTCGGTCCGCGCCCCCGGAAGATGGGGCCGGCCGCGTGATCTTCATGGAGCAGGATAATCCACAATGGATGGCTTTCTTGGCGAAATCAGAATGTTTGCCGGCCCATACGCCCCGGAGGACTGGGCATTGTGCGCCGGGCAGGTGTTGACCATCTCCGGCAATGAGGCATTGTATTCGCTGCTGGGGACAACCTATGGTGGCGACGGCGTGACCAACTTCGCACTGCCCGACCTGCGTGGCCGGTTGGCGGTGCATGCGGGCCAGCAGCCGGGCATGCCGATCAACCACCCGCGCGGCCAGAAGTTCGGAACCGAGACGGTCACGCTGACCGAGGCGACGATGCCGACCCACAGCCACGCGATGATGGCGGTGACCCAGTCGTCGACATCCGAGGCGCCAGAGGGGCTGATGCTGGGCATCAATGTTCCGACACCATCGTTTCCGACCTTTTCCGGCGTCTTCAACACCACGGCCCCAGTGAGCACTCCGGCGAGCAATACCGGCTCGATGGCGGAAGAGATGATCGGGTCGGAAGGCGCTGGTCTGGCCCACTACAATCTGATGCCGACACTGGTGATCAACTTCATCATCGCCCTTCAGGGCAGTTACCCCGTCCGGCCGTAACAGGAGGCGATCATGGCAGATCCGTTCTATGGCGAAATCCGCGCCTTCGCCTTCGCGTTCGCCCCGCAGGACTGGGC includes:
- a CDS encoding phage tail protein gives rise to the protein MDGFLGEIRMFAGPYAPEDWALCAGQVLTISGNEALYSLLGTTYGGDGVTNFALPDLRGRLAVHAGQQPGMPINHPRGQKFGTETVTLTEATMPTHSHAMMAVTQSSTSEAPEGLMLGINVPTPSFPTFSGVFNTTAPVSTPASNTGSMAEEMIGSEGAGLAHYNLMPTLVINFIIALQGSYPVRP